From a single Andrena cerasifolii isolate SP2316 chromosome 8, iyAndCera1_principal, whole genome shotgun sequence genomic region:
- the LOC143372195 gene encoding peptidyl-prolyl cis-trans isomerase-like 3 isoform X2, with protein MSVTLHTDVGDIKIELFCELCPKTCENFLALCASNYYDNCLFHRNIKGFIVQTGDPTQTGKGGTSIWNRRFEDEFKEELKHNTRGFVSMANNGPNTNGSQFFITYGPQPHLDLKYTLFGRVIDGLETLDQLEKLPVNAKNYKPLTETRINNVTVHANPLAG; from the exons ATG AGCGTGACTTTACATACTGATGTTGGCGATATAAAGATAGAATTATTCTGCGAATTGTGCCCAAAGACATGCGAG AATTTTCTGGCTCTATGCGCTAGTAATTACTATGACAATTGTCTATTCCACCGAAACATAAAGGGATTTATTGTGCAAACTGGAGATCCGACGCAAACTGGCAAAGGTGGAACGTCAATATGGAATCGTAGATTCGAAGATGAGTTCAAAGAGGAATTAAAACACAATACTAGAGGCTTCGTATCAATGGCCAATAATGGGCCAAATACAAATGGAAGTCAATTTTTTATAACCTATGGACCTCAACCACACTTGGacttaaaatatactttatttGGAAG AGTGATAGATGGTTTAGAAACGCTCGATCAGCTAGAAAAGTTACCAGTAAATGCCAAGAATTACAAGCCACTAACAGAAACACGAATAAACAATGTAACTGTACATGCTAATCCGTTGGCCgggtaa
- the LOC143372188 gene encoding sarcosine dehydrogenase, mitochondrial-like isoform X2 — translation MDKQRWTLHCSICRDYSERLMEYKRLITAAKAFNINAHLISPREAKSLFPLLDETTFQGAIYCSEDGVVDPTMLINALIKSAKNNGCQVIEDCPVIGILTKETAQNKQKVYGVETPYGIIKADIVLNASGAWSKNVANMVNMDIPLTPIKHAYIVTEPIQELQHLPNVRDPDISLYFRMQGSSIAIGGYEQNPIVLDSAPQDFSFSLYELDWNTFNTHLESMIHLVPKLSTTGIKTEICGPESFTPDHRPIMGEDPRCSGLFYSCGYNSAGMMLGGGCGEQIARWIINGRPDKYMFNYDIRRYIPEQRNNSVWTNARSYEAYGKNYNIVFPHDEPLYGRNLKMDPFHDLLVEKGAIMEERQGWERPGWFNLTKKIKIMSYDYSGCNTTLKNQTHQTDEYRNILEKEYSFQLSPYDNIIREEALACRNNVALFNLSYLGKFYLCGEEAEKAADYLFTANTNRDFNTTVYTCMLNHAGGVETDCTVTVMEPGSSGIVNPIFKEKAFYIVTSGASAYHTWAHMSKVIEERGFDVSLHDVTEQIGILSVQGRNSRKIVEALIEEEISDETFKLSTTKLVRIKNEVVRLVRLSFVGELGFELHIPKSSCQLVYTSLMECGKPYNIRLAGYRALYSLSCEKGYHLWGSDVRVDDNPVEAGLGFACRDTGKYLGKTAVDQLRRNGMKRKLVHIHLNSSVPLWGLETIYRNNSLVGYLRRAEQGYSCGNTIGRGYIRHPNGENVTKEYLQSGTYEIEILGERHRADLYVQSPFDPRNKRLMGIYEDENTSEF, via the exons ATGGATAAACAACGGTGGACTTTACATTGCTCAATCTGCCGTGATTATTCA gAACGTCTAATGGAATATAAGAGGCTGATTACCGCCGCCAAAGCTTTTAATATCAATGCGCATCTAATCTCTCCTCGAGAAGCAAAAAGTTTATTCCCTTTACTGGATGAAACTACATTTCAAGGAGCCATTTACTGTTCGGAAGATGGTGTTGTCGATCCGACAATGTTGATAAATGCTCTAATAAAATCGGCAAAAAATAATGGTTGCCAG GTGATCGAAGATTGCCCTGTGATAGGAATACTCACAAAGGAGACTGCTCAAAATAAACAGAAAGTTTATGGTGTAGAGACGCCATATGGAATTATAAAAGCTGACATTGTTCTGAATGCTTCTGGTGCTTGGTCAAAAAATGTAGCAAACATGGTAAACATGGATATTCCATTGACGCCAATTAAGCATGCTTACATCGTTACTGAACCAATACAAGAATTACAGCATCTTCCAAACGTTAGAGATCCGGATATCAGTCTATACTTTCGAATGCAAGGTAGCTCCATAGCTATCGGTGGTTACGAGCAGAATCCGATTGTCCTGGACTCT GCACCCCAAGACTTTTCATTTTCTCTCTACGAGTTAGACTGGAATACTTTTAATACACACCTGGAATCGATGATTCATTTGGTTCCGAAATTATCAACAACTggaataaaaactgaaatatgCGGTCCGGAAAGTTTCACACCTGATCATCGGCCAATTATGG GCGAAGACCCTCGGTGTTCTGGCTTATTTTATTCTTGTGGGTACAATAGCGCTGGAATGATGTTAGGTGGTGGGTGCGGAGAACAAATTGCACGCTGGATAATCAATGGTCGGCCAGATAAGTACATGTTCAATTACGACATCAGAAG ATACATTCCAGAGCAAAGAAACAATTCCGTTTGGACAAACGCGAGATCTTACGAGGCCTATGGCAAAAACTACAACATTGTATTTCCACACGATGAACCATTGTATGGCAGGAATCTCAAGATGGATCCTTTTCACGAC TTACTTGTGGAGAAGGGTGCTATTATGGAAGAACGCCAAGGTTGGGAACGACCTGGATGGTTTAATTTAACTAAGAAAATAAAGATTATGTCGTACGACTACAGTGGATGTAATACAACGTTGAAAAACCAGACTCACCAGACTGACGAATATCGCAATATATTAGAAAAAGAATACAGTTTTCAATTATCACCATACGATAACATA ATTCGCGAGGAAGCTCTCGCCTGTCGAAACAATGTTGCTTTATTCAACTTGTCTTATCTTGGGAAATTTTATCTTTGTGGAGAAGAAGCAGAAAAAGCGGCCGATTATTTATTCACGGCCAACACAAATCGCGATTTCAACACAACGGTTTACACGTGTATGTTAAACCATGCCGGGGGAGTAGAAACGGATTGCACTGTCACCGTCATGGAACCTGGTTCCAGCGGCATAGTaaatccgatattcaaagagAAAGCATTTTACATTG TAACAAGCGGCGCATCCGCATACCATACATGGGCTCACATGAGTAAAGTCATAGAGGAGAGAGGCTTCGACGTATCTTTACACGATGTTACCGAGCAAATTGGAATTTTATCTGTGCAAGGGCGTAATAG CCGAAAGATAGTGGAGGCGCTGATAGAGGAGGAAATCTCGGATGAAACTTTCAAACTTTCAACTACAAAATTAGTAAGAATTAAGAATGAAGTAGTACGCTTGGTGAGACTCAGTTTTGTTGGTGAACTTGGTTTCGAGTTACATATTCCAAAATCATCCTGCCAGCTAGTGTACACGAGTTTAATGGAATGCGGCAAACCCTACAATATTAGACTCGCTGGATACAGAGCACTGTACAGCCTTAGTTGTGAAAAAG GCTATCATCTTTGGGGCTCGGATGTTAGAGTAGACGATAATCCCGTAGAAGCTGGATTAGGATTTGCTTGTCGCGATACTGGTAAATATTTGGGGAAAACAGCGGTCGATCAACTGCGGCGAAATGGAATGAAAAGAAAGCTGGTGCATATTCATTTAAATAG TTCTGTTCCACTCTGGGGATTAGAAACCATTTACAGAAATAACTCTCTCGTTGGTTATTTACGAAGAGCTGAACAAGGATATAGCTGTGGGAACACTATAGGGCGTGG GTACATCAGGCATCCGAATGGAGAGAACGTGACAAAGGAGTATCTACAGAGTGGTACTTACGAAATCGAAATTTTGGGAGAACGACACAGAGCCGATCTTTATGTTCAAAGTCCAttcgaccctcgaaacaaaAGATTGATGGGAATATACGAGGACGAGAATacttctgaattttaa
- the LOC143372188 gene encoding sarcosine dehydrogenase, mitochondrial-like isoform X1, translated as MFHLKKKELYKMCIGCIRSAMTRTLNQSSVIQLPDHADVVVIGGGSAGCNALYQLGKCGVNALLLDKSKLTSGTTWHTAGLIWSIRGPSDVEMELLNVTKGILNSLEEETEINPGWINNGGLYIAQSAERLMEYKRLITAAKAFNINAHLISPREAKSLFPLLDETTFQGAIYCSEDGVVDPTMLINALIKSAKNNGCQVIEDCPVIGILTKETAQNKQKVYGVETPYGIIKADIVLNASGAWSKNVANMVNMDIPLTPIKHAYIVTEPIQELQHLPNVRDPDISLYFRMQGSSIAIGGYEQNPIVLDSAPQDFSFSLYELDWNTFNTHLESMIHLVPKLSTTGIKTEICGPESFTPDHRPIMGEDPRCSGLFYSCGYNSAGMMLGGGCGEQIARWIINGRPDKYMFNYDIRRYIPEQRNNSVWTNARSYEAYGKNYNIVFPHDEPLYGRNLKMDPFHDLLVEKGAIMEERQGWERPGWFNLTKKIKIMSYDYSGCNTTLKNQTHQTDEYRNILEKEYSFQLSPYDNIIREEALACRNNVALFNLSYLGKFYLCGEEAEKAADYLFTANTNRDFNTTVYTCMLNHAGGVETDCTVTVMEPGSSGIVNPIFKEKAFYIVTSGASAYHTWAHMSKVIEERGFDVSLHDVTEQIGILSVQGRNSRKIVEALIEEEISDETFKLSTTKLVRIKNEVVRLVRLSFVGELGFELHIPKSSCQLVYTSLMECGKPYNIRLAGYRALYSLSCEKGYHLWGSDVRVDDNPVEAGLGFACRDTGKYLGKTAVDQLRRNGMKRKLVHIHLNSSVPLWGLETIYRNNSLVGYLRRAEQGYSCGNTIGRGYIRHPNGENVTKEYLQSGTYEIEILGERHRADLYVQSPFDPRNKRLMGIYEDENTSEF; from the exons atgTTCCAcctaaaaaagaaagag CTATACAAAATGTGCATCGGTTGCATTAGATCGGCAATGACAAGAACGCTAAATCAATCATCTGTGATACAACTACCGGACCACGCAGACGTCGTGGtaatag GTGGTGGTAGTGCAGGCTGCAATGCCCTTTATCAGTTGGGGAAATGTGGCGTTAATGCCCTGTTATTAGACAAATCAAAGTTAACATCTGGCACTACGTGGCACACTGCCGGTCTTATATGGAGCATACGTGGTCCAAGCGACGTTGAGATGGAATTACTAAATGTTACAAAAGGCATTCTAAACTCTTTAGAGGAAGAGACTGAAATAAACCCAGGATGGATAAACAACGGTGGACTTTACATTGCTCAATCTGCC gAACGTCTAATGGAATATAAGAGGCTGATTACCGCCGCCAAAGCTTTTAATATCAATGCGCATCTAATCTCTCCTCGAGAAGCAAAAAGTTTATTCCCTTTACTGGATGAAACTACATTTCAAGGAGCCATTTACTGTTCGGAAGATGGTGTTGTCGATCCGACAATGTTGATAAATGCTCTAATAAAATCGGCAAAAAATAATGGTTGCCAG GTGATCGAAGATTGCCCTGTGATAGGAATACTCACAAAGGAGACTGCTCAAAATAAACAGAAAGTTTATGGTGTAGAGACGCCATATGGAATTATAAAAGCTGACATTGTTCTGAATGCTTCTGGTGCTTGGTCAAAAAATGTAGCAAACATGGTAAACATGGATATTCCATTGACGCCAATTAAGCATGCTTACATCGTTACTGAACCAATACAAGAATTACAGCATCTTCCAAACGTTAGAGATCCGGATATCAGTCTATACTTTCGAATGCAAGGTAGCTCCATAGCTATCGGTGGTTACGAGCAGAATCCGATTGTCCTGGACTCT GCACCCCAAGACTTTTCATTTTCTCTCTACGAGTTAGACTGGAATACTTTTAATACACACCTGGAATCGATGATTCATTTGGTTCCGAAATTATCAACAACTggaataaaaactgaaatatgCGGTCCGGAAAGTTTCACACCTGATCATCGGCCAATTATGG GCGAAGACCCTCGGTGTTCTGGCTTATTTTATTCTTGTGGGTACAATAGCGCTGGAATGATGTTAGGTGGTGGGTGCGGAGAACAAATTGCACGCTGGATAATCAATGGTCGGCCAGATAAGTACATGTTCAATTACGACATCAGAAG ATACATTCCAGAGCAAAGAAACAATTCCGTTTGGACAAACGCGAGATCTTACGAGGCCTATGGCAAAAACTACAACATTGTATTTCCACACGATGAACCATTGTATGGCAGGAATCTCAAGATGGATCCTTTTCACGAC TTACTTGTGGAGAAGGGTGCTATTATGGAAGAACGCCAAGGTTGGGAACGACCTGGATGGTTTAATTTAACTAAGAAAATAAAGATTATGTCGTACGACTACAGTGGATGTAATACAACGTTGAAAAACCAGACTCACCAGACTGACGAATATCGCAATATATTAGAAAAAGAATACAGTTTTCAATTATCACCATACGATAACATA ATTCGCGAGGAAGCTCTCGCCTGTCGAAACAATGTTGCTTTATTCAACTTGTCTTATCTTGGGAAATTTTATCTTTGTGGAGAAGAAGCAGAAAAAGCGGCCGATTATTTATTCACGGCCAACACAAATCGCGATTTCAACACAACGGTTTACACGTGTATGTTAAACCATGCCGGGGGAGTAGAAACGGATTGCACTGTCACCGTCATGGAACCTGGTTCCAGCGGCATAGTaaatccgatattcaaagagAAAGCATTTTACATTG TAACAAGCGGCGCATCCGCATACCATACATGGGCTCACATGAGTAAAGTCATAGAGGAGAGAGGCTTCGACGTATCTTTACACGATGTTACCGAGCAAATTGGAATTTTATCTGTGCAAGGGCGTAATAG CCGAAAGATAGTGGAGGCGCTGATAGAGGAGGAAATCTCGGATGAAACTTTCAAACTTTCAACTACAAAATTAGTAAGAATTAAGAATGAAGTAGTACGCTTGGTGAGACTCAGTTTTGTTGGTGAACTTGGTTTCGAGTTACATATTCCAAAATCATCCTGCCAGCTAGTGTACACGAGTTTAATGGAATGCGGCAAACCCTACAATATTAGACTCGCTGGATACAGAGCACTGTACAGCCTTAGTTGTGAAAAAG GCTATCATCTTTGGGGCTCGGATGTTAGAGTAGACGATAATCCCGTAGAAGCTGGATTAGGATTTGCTTGTCGCGATACTGGTAAATATTTGGGGAAAACAGCGGTCGATCAACTGCGGCGAAATGGAATGAAAAGAAAGCTGGTGCATATTCATTTAAATAG TTCTGTTCCACTCTGGGGATTAGAAACCATTTACAGAAATAACTCTCTCGTTGGTTATTTACGAAGAGCTGAACAAGGATATAGCTGTGGGAACACTATAGGGCGTGG GTACATCAGGCATCCGAATGGAGAGAACGTGACAAAGGAGTATCTACAGAGTGGTACTTACGAAATCGAAATTTTGGGAGAACGACACAGAGCCGATCTTTATGTTCAAAGTCCAttcgaccctcgaaacaaaAGATTGATGGGAATATACGAGGACGAGAATacttctgaattttaa
- the LOC143372195 gene encoding peptidyl-prolyl cis-trans isomerase-like 3 isoform X1, whose product MYNLCSAWCVLTVLYMSAFFIDRYLVNVVVLRPRITNSVTLHTDVGDIKIELFCELCPKTCENFLALCASNYYDNCLFHRNIKGFIVQTGDPTQTGKGGTSIWNRRFEDEFKEELKHNTRGFVSMANNGPNTNGSQFFITYGPQPHLDLKYTLFGRVIDGLETLDQLEKLPVNAKNYKPLTETRINNVTVHANPLAG is encoded by the exons ATGTATAACTTGTGCAGTGCGTGGTGCGTACTTACTGTACTGTACATGTCAGCTTTTTTTATCGATAGGTATTTAGTAAACGTAGTAGTACTTAGACCGAGAATTACGAAC AGCGTGACTTTACATACTGATGTTGGCGATATAAAGATAGAATTATTCTGCGAATTGTGCCCAAAGACATGCGAG AATTTTCTGGCTCTATGCGCTAGTAATTACTATGACAATTGTCTATTCCACCGAAACATAAAGGGATTTATTGTGCAAACTGGAGATCCGACGCAAACTGGCAAAGGTGGAACGTCAATATGGAATCGTAGATTCGAAGATGAGTTCAAAGAGGAATTAAAACACAATACTAGAGGCTTCGTATCAATGGCCAATAATGGGCCAAATACAAATGGAAGTCAATTTTTTATAACCTATGGACCTCAACCACACTTGGacttaaaatatactttatttGGAAG AGTGATAGATGGTTTAGAAACGCTCGATCAGCTAGAAAAGTTACCAGTAAATGCCAAGAATTACAAGCCACTAACAGAAACACGAATAAACAATGTAACTGTACATGCTAATCCGTTGGCCgggtaa